TCAACTTGCCTGCGAGTTAATGCAGCATCAAATAATTGATTTTGCCTGTTCTCCAGTAAGAAATATTCGTCCGGATCACTTAAATTTGTTGACATAGAATCGTTCCAGACCTGAATAGCAAAGGGTTCACTTTCAACCGGGGGTAAACGATAACTATTGGAGCCAGATCTGACCATTTGCGGTTGAAGCCAACCAAGGCGCATTTTGGACCAGGCAGTAAAATGTGACGGCCGGGTTCCGAAACGATCTCCGGGAAGATGACACCACCCTCCACTTGCCATTAATCCCCATTCCCCGATTCCCTCGGAAGATCTATCCGTATCATATAAATCCGGCAACCCTAAAGTATGGCCAAATTCATGACAAAAAACGCCAATCGTTCCGTTTTGCGGTTCAATGGTATACCGGCCAACTTTTATACCGTCTGCCGTTTGATATTGAACAGAAGCTTGATGAGACCAAAAATAATTAAAATGGGCATCATAACTACTGATATACAATTCCTCAGCACCGGGTCCTGCATGCACAATAAATAGCGCGTCGACTACATTGTCGCCATCTTCATCAAATTCCGAAAAATCAATATCCGCATCTGCTAATTCTAAGACTTCATGAATAAATGATTTCAAAAAAACATAACCACTATTAAGACCATAGTCATCTGAAGTATTTGGTAAGCCATCATGATTTGAATAATATGAATACGGTTGGCTAACTGTATACCATGCCGTCACAGTCCCATCAACATCAAACTGCCCATATGAATTTTCAACATAATAATCTCGCATACTACCGGTTATCAAACTCTGGCTATATGGATCCTTAAATGAATGGATACTAAAAAGCATTTCTTCGTAATAACTGGTCTGGTAAAGTCCCTCAAATCCCGGCTCATTTATGGGATTAATAAAATTTGAATCTTGTTGGGTATCCCAGGAATAATCAGGAAAATCAGCCAGAAGGATGATTGCTTTAACAGATCCTGTTACACTTTTCTTAATTTCCGGTAGGGATTGAATACGACTCAAATGCTCGTACGGAGGAGCGTCTTTAATAATCCCTTTGTTGAGGTGTTTTGAAGTTAATGTTCCTTTAAGCGCAGGCATAGGCAGTTGTGCATTAAGTAAAGACCATGGAAATAGCGCCAAAAACAGCGTTTGAACAAAGATTCTTTTTGTTTTGCTTTTGGGCATTTTTTGCTGATAAAACCTTCAATAATATGAATTGCTTAAATATCTAAAAGTCACTATCCTATCGGCTAATTAATCATATTTCGCTATGAATATTAACGTTAATATTTAATTCTTAAAAATCAATACTAACTGCAGGTTACTAAAATTTATAGATGGTATTAAAACACAATAAACTCCCAAGTGTTGCTCAAATATTTATTACCAGCATAAACTCTTAACCCTTTTCGGACAAACAAGAAGAAGATATTAATTGATTTACACAACTAATATTGATAAGTTTAGAACTGCTTATGTATACTCTCTACTAAAATAAAATTGGAGAATATAACAATGGATGTCTTTGAAAAACTCAAATCCTCAATATCGGATTTTTCAAAAGTGAGTGCAGAAACAGCCCGAGAAGGTATTGAGAAATTAAGTGAAAAATCCACCGAATTCATTGTACTTAATAAAGCTAAAATGGAAAAAAAATCAATCGAAAAAAAGATAGAGGATTCATACACCGAATTGGGCAATGAATTTCATGCTATGTACAATTCCAAGAAGTTAAAGAAATCATCGTCTGACTTAAAGGAGTTCTCAGATAAAATCGATGAATATAAAGCCGAACTGCACAAACAAAAAATCGAAATTCATGAACTGTATTCAAAACTTTCTCCGGAGACTCTAAAAAAAGAGAAAATTAATTCTTTAACAGAACTCCTGGATGACGGCGGCTGTACAATCGAACAGTTAAGAATCGAAAAAAATTCGCCAATTGCCGGCAAACGATTAAAAAACATCAAGTTACCCAAGCAAGTATTGGTAGGGGTTGTACAGCGTGGTGACGAAACAATTATTCCGGATGGCACTTTTGGTTTTCAAGTTGCGGATCAAATCACACTACTGGGCAAAAAAAACGATGTAGAAAACACGATAAAAAAATTTAACCCCCCAAAAGAATAATCTGCAACTTCCCCTTAGCCTAAATAAAGTCCATCATTATATTGCAGTTCTGAGTGTGCTTTATTGACAAATTCGTTTTCATCTAAAGCATATAAAGGAGAAATTTCTACTTTCCCAAGGACATTCCCTGTTGCCGTATCACGCGGAACATCAAACCCGGCTTTTTCGAACCAGGAGCCAAATAAATTACACATAGCTTGATTTGCTGTAAGTTTCGAATTGTCTCCATTGGTATTTTTTACCGGGCTAAATTCTTCTTTTCGATTTACTTCCATAACAACCGGATTGGCTGCATACTGTAATGCATCAAATATGAAAGTTTCGAACTTATAACCATTGGGCTCATCCGGGTTTATCTTTTCTCCCGATTCATTTAGGTAAGGAATTTTTTTATGAGCCAGGTGAAAGGGAAGCGAAAGAGAGCCGTTAGTAAGTTTTTCGATAAATGAATGCGCCAGCATATGAACAGCAATATTTCCTGCCCCATATATTAATGAGCCGTCTTCATTCCTGGCAAACTTTAACTCTTTGGGGAGATCACTATATTCTATAACTGTTAATTTTTCATTGGAGTACCCCACAACACCCACTTTTTCTTCCGGGTTTTTCTTTTGGACGATCTTGCAAGACATATCAGAATTCGCTTTTGTATGGTAACCGACAAAAACAGGATCACATATTTTTAGCAGAACATTATCTACTTGAAAATAATAGAGCTGTTCCAAACCGCGATCCGCCATATCTTTAAGCGCGCCGCTGTTTCTTAATGCACCAAGAGTTCCGCCATGGCCATCGGGATTAGTAAAAATTCTGTGTTGGGATTGCAATAATAACTTGCCTGATTCGTTTACTCCCGGAATCATATTTTGCTGAAAAAAGAATATATCCGATTGATTCAAGCCAAAGTAAGAGTTTTCTGCAAAAAAAGACTTTGTTTCATCATCGTTACTTTCACTTGTCATAATATACCATGGCAGGTTTGTTTGATATCTTCTCGAAAGCGCCAAAATCTTCTCTGCATGAATTTGGAAGAGGCTCTTGTTTTTAATCGGGGTCATAGGATATTTTCCCTTTGGTCCCGGAAATCCGAGTCGAGTTCCCTGGCCTCCGGCAACCAAAACCAAACCAACCTTGCCCGACCGAATAATTCCTTCACCGTATTGGACTGCGGTTTTAGCAATTTCCAGCTCTTCATGAGTTTGAGGAATTGAAATAACTTCCGGTGGGGAGAATTTTACTTCTGTCTCTGTTTTTTGCAGTCCATTCAGGATATATTTTTCAACTAAATTTTGAATCAGCTCCAAATCAACATTGCTTAACTGTTGCAGTAAAGTTCTTCGCTGTTCTGTGGATAAATTGGACCATCGACTCAAAACATGTTCTTGACTGTAAGAGCGGTATTTTTCTAACGTCTTTGAATAGTCAATTTTTTGCTCAGAACTCAATATCTTCCCATTTATTTAGTTTTCTTCAATGCTTTCAGCAATGGGAACAACTTTTGTTCTTTTGCTGTTTTTAGCCGGTTTTGTTTCAAAAGCAAGATTGAACACATCATCCAAGGAATCAACATAGTGAAAATCCATAGCTTTTTTTACGTTTTCCGGAATTTCATCAAAATCTCTTCTATTTCTTTCCGGCATTAGAATTTTTTTAATTCCTGCTCTTTTTGCTGCCAATACTTTTTCCTTTAATCCTCCAATTGCAAGCACTTTCCCGCGTAATGTGAGTTCGCCTGTCATTGCCAGATCACTTCGAACCGGAATATTTTTGACCAATGAAAGAAGCGCAGTAGCAATTGTAATACCTGCCGATGGTCCATCTTTTGGAATTGCACCGGCAGGAATATGAATATGAATTTCGTAATCCATAAAGAATTCAATATCAATATCTAATTTATCGGCATTAGCCCGAATATAGGATAGTGCTGCCCGGGCAGATTCTTTCATTACATCGCCAAGTTGGCCTGTTAAGATGAGACCTGTTGTACCCTTCATTTTGGTTGCTTCAATGAATAATATATCGCCGCCGGCCGGAGTCCATGCCAGTCCGGTAGCAACCCCGGGTTCTCCGAGTCTTTGGGCCGTTTCAAAAATAAACTTTGGCGCGCCAAGGTATTCTTGCAGGCTTTTAGATGTAACTTTTCTACTTGCGATTTGTTTTTCTACAATACCACGAGCTACTCTTCTACAAATATTAGCAACTACTCTTTCCAGGTTCCTTAATCCTGCTTCCCGGGTATATCCTTGAATAATCTTTAGAACTGCATTTTTATCAAATTTTAGTTGCTTTGAATTTAGTCCATGGGCTTCTAATTGCTTCGGAATGATATAAGTTTTGGCAATTTGAACTTTTTCTTCTTCCGTGTAACCCGGCAATTCGAGAACCTCCATTCTATCACGAAGAGGGGATGGAATCGGGTCGAGTAAATTTGCTGTTGCAATAAACATAACTTTGCTTAAATCAAAGGTGGTTTCCAAATAATGGTCTGAAAAAGTATGATTTTGTTCGGGGTCTAAAACCTCCAACAATGAAGAAGACGGATCACCACGAAAATCCATTCCCAGCTTATCGATTTCATCAAGCATAAATACCGGGTTATTCGATTCTGCTTGACGAATCCCTTGGATGATTCGACCTGGAAGCGCCCCGATGTAGGTTCTTCTGTGCCCACGAACTTCAGCTTCATCCCTAACCCCACCCAGGGAAATACGAACGAATTTGCGGCTAAGAGCTCGGGCAATAGAGCGTCCCAAAGAAGTTTTCCCAACTCCCGGTGGACCGACTAGACAAAGAATGGGACCCTTCATATCAGGTTTTAATGTTCGCACTGCTAAATATTCTAAAATTCGGTCTTTAACTTTTTCCAGATCGTAATGATCTTTATCCAAAATGGTTTTGGCTCTTTTTATGTTAAGATTATCTTTCGTGGCAACTGACCAGGGTAAAGTAATCAGCCAATCCAGGTAAGTGCGGCTAACTGTATATTCAGCCGCTCCGGGGGGCATTTTTGCGAGTCGATCCAACTCCCGAAGCGCAACTTTATTGGCTTCCTCTGACATCTTGGCTTGCTCAATCTTTTCCCTTAATTCATTAATTTCGACGGTTCGCTCATCCTGTTCGCCAAGTTCCTTCTGAATTGCTTCCAGCTGCTGCCGTAAATAATACTCACGTTGATTTTTTCCAAGCTCCGATTGAACTTCGTTTTGGATTTTGCTGCCTACCTCTAATACTTCAAGCTCTCGGTTCATAAAAACTGTAAGCTTTTCCAGGCGTCTTTTTACATCTAATATTTCCAAAATAGATTGTTTTTCAGAAAGTGAGAGGTTTAGATTGCTCGCAATTAAATCACATAGCTTGCCAGGGTGGGAAATATTCATAACTGCAATCTGCAGCTCATCCGGAAGATTTGGCACTACATTGACGATCTTTTGAAATTGTATCGTTATATTTTTGGTTAAAGCATCCAGCTCAAGTCCTTTTTCAAAATAATCTTCAACTGACTTGATCGTTGCTTCCAAGTATGGTTCTGTTTGCTCCCAATTTATGACCTGCATCCGGGATAAACCCTGGACAAGAATCCGAATACTGTTATCCGGAAATTTCAACATTTTTAGCACTGTTGCGACAGTCCCAACTTTATTAATATCATCGGGTTTGGGTTCTTCAATATCTCCATCTTTTTGAGCAACAAGGCCCAGCAATCTGTTTCCAAGAAGAACCTTATCGATTAGTTTGATTGATTTTGGGCGAGCGACAAACAACGGTGACACCATAAACGGATAGATTACGGTGTCGCGCATGGGTAAAATTGGAATTCTGGTTGGGATTTCTAAACGTTCTATTTCTTTTTCATCTTTAATGTCTGGGATATCCTCGATTCCAATAGTTGCCTCTGTTTGTTCATTTTGTCCGGACATCTACGTCTCCTACAATATTATTCATCTGTAATGGGTATAATAACATGGCTAGATTTATCTTTTTGTGCTTTGGATATGGAAATTTTCAGATAACCATCCTCATATTGAGCTACGATTTTGTTTTCATCCACCTCTGCTGGTAGTTCAACTTTTCTTATAAATTTACCGTAAGCAATTTCTGCAATATTGAAATGTTTTCTGTCCTCACCCGGCTTATCGAATCGTATACCACTAATAATCAATATGCGCCGAGTCAATTGAACCTTTACATCATTTTTATTGACTCCTGATAATTCAACTTTAACGATAAAAGCATTAGATGTTTCATACATATCTAGATGCGGGGTCCAGCCGTTCTCGGAAACCATAAGGGTCTGGTTCTTAGATAAAAAGAAATCCTTAAGAAGCTCTTCTACTTCTTTCTCCATTTCACGCAAATTGTTAAGAGCTTGATTTAGATCGTGATCCTTAAAAGGCATTTCAAACCTCCATTACCTAACTAACTATTTCATTCTAAAAAGAGTCATTAAATTTTTTGAACTATTTAATATATCGAATTTATTATGGTTTAGCATAATTTTCTAACAGTGCAAGGTTGTTTTAATTTTTCGACAAAAAAAAAGAGAACAAATGTTCTCTTTTTTCTTTATGAAAGGTTAAAACCATCTTTTTACTCATCAAACTCGAACATCTCAGATGGAATTGAAGTCGGACCTCTTTGATTAAGAGTCCGAGTTTGTAATTTTTCTTTTTTGATTTTGCAAGCAACGCATAATTTAGCAGTGGGAACCGCTTCAAGTCTCTCAAAGGCGATTTCTTGGTTGCATTCATTACAAATGCCATATCCATCTTTTTCAATATTTTGAAGTGCCTCAATAATCTCTTCAATCTCTTCAGCTAAGCCACTTTCCTTTGCCATTAAACTATTGACTGCATCATCCAGGTTAACTCTATCCACCCAATCAGCAGAATTTTCCCTTTGTAATTTATCAATGTCATCATTACTAGCCCCTAATTCCTGGAGAATTTCCTGCTGTCTTTCTAACAATAATTTTTTTAGAATTTCTATTTGTTTCTTTGTCATAAAAATCACCCGCAATAAATCATAAATGGAAACGTCTTTTTAAGTAGTGCTGCTAAAATCAAATGTGAAGTATACTTTCATACTACTTGATTTGTTTCATTTTTTAAGTTTCACTTTGAAGAAGCACCTCTAAATTTCGAATGCTACATGGATAGCCACCATTCTGGTATTCACAGTCTCCCCAATAACTGCATCTATAAGAACAAATAATTAAATCATTTGTTTTGTTGGATTCAGGTAATTCTAACATCTTCAAAAACTTCTTTATTCTTTTTCGGTCAAAATATCCTTGTAGTTTGGCTATTTTTTCTATTTTTTCAGTTGCAATGATGCCTAATTGCTTTGATACTTTTGAAGTTGGATCATGAATTACAAATGGTTTTTGCAGCATAGATGCTTCATGTACTTTTTTATCAAACGGAATGCTTCCCAAAAAATCCAGATCTAAAGATAATAACTCACCAACAGCTGTTTGCAAAGAAGTCCCTTCCTTATACTCGTTTGAATTCATCACCATGTTCAATATTAATAAAGGTTGAACTTTTCCAAGAACTCCTCGAAACACACTTGCTGCTTCAACATCAACATTTTCGACTTCTTTATACAAACCTTTAATTGAATTTGCATTGGGATGATTCCATGTTCCTTTATCCAGGTCAAACAATGACGATATTTGTTCCTGGTTTCTAAAGATATGAGCTAATTTTCGTATCAAAGCTTTTTTCAGAAAAAAGAAAGCCTCTTGAATCGATGCAGGTTCGGGAGTGGAAACAATCAATCCTTTATTTGCGGCAAGGAAAAAATCAATTTCGTTGTACGATGAGCCTGCCCCGAGATCCAATAAGATGTAATCTGCATTCAATTTCTTTAATTCAGTAATAAATCTTATTTTTTGAGAATATTTTGGATTAGCCAACCCGAGAGTTCCGCAAGCTCCCGAGATAATAGAAAGATTCTCAATCTCAGTCGATAAAACGATATCTTGCAGGTTTTCTTTTTTACGGGTATAAAAATCATAAAATGTTAACTGAGGACGATCGATCCCCATCAATGTATGTAAATTTGCCCCACCAAGATCCGCATCAACCAGGATAACCTTATTCCCTGCCGACGCCAGTAAAACGCCCAAAGATATAGTTAAAAAAGTTTTCCCAACGCCCCCCTTAGCTCCACCAATCGCTATAATAATACGATCAAGATCATCAGGATATAAAAAATATTCTCGGATCAAATGTGATTCGATAGTTGGCAACCATTCCTGGGAATCCTGGTCCCAAATAAAATCCTCGGGTGTTAATTTTCTTTCTTTTATCATTGTCCCCAATTCATTTTGTGTAACTGGACCAACCTGGGCGCCTTGAATTTTCAAGAAAACATCTTCTGACATAGGTTCACTTCCGTATGAACATGATAGTTTAGACGATTAAAAATTGGACAATATATATATGATCAATTTACTTGTTTTTCAAGAATTTAATCACAGAATTGTAATTCAATTTAATGAAATTTTTCTTAAGACTCATTTTGAAGGATAGACTCAATTTTGGTCTTTAATAAATCTATCGCAACAAAGTTCTTGCCCCCTTGGGGTATAATAATATCCGCATAGCGTTTGGAAGGCTCCACAAATTGGAGGTGCATGGGTCGAACCGTTTTTTCGTACTGCTCAAGAATGGATTTAATATTTCGGCCTCTTTCATGCAAGTCCCGCTGTAATCGGCGGATCAGACGAATATCTGCATCCGTATCTACATAAACCTTAATCTTCATCATTTCCCTTAATGGCTCACTATGCAGGACAAGGATCCCATCGAGTATGATAATTACTTGACCGCCTACTTTTTTTGACTCATTTTTTCTTAAATGTTGTGAAAAATCATAAATCGGTTGTTCGATAGTTCCACC
This candidate division KSB1 bacterium DNA region includes the following protein-coding sequences:
- a CDS encoding M6 family metalloprotease domain-containing protein; the protein is MPKSKTKRIFVQTLFLALFPWSLLNAQLPMPALKGTLTSKHLNKGIIKDAPPYEHLSRIQSLPEIKKSVTGSVKAIILLADFPDYSWDTQQDSNFINPINEPGFEGLYQTSYYEEMLFSIHSFKDPYSQSLITGSMRDYYVENSYGQFDVDGTVTAWYTVSQPYSYYSNHDGLPNTSDDYGLNSGYVFLKSFIHEVLELADADIDFSEFDEDGDNVVDALFIVHAGPGAEELYISSYDAHFNYFWSHQASVQYQTADGIKVGRYTIEPQNGTIGVFCHEFGHTLGLPDLYDTDRSSEGIGEWGLMASGGWCHLPGDRFGTRPSHFTAWSKMRLGWLQPQMVRSGSNSYRLPPVESEPFAIQVWNDSMSTNLSDPDEYFLLENRQNQLFDAALTRRQVDFNRPLANGLIIYHVNKNRFHNSDDSRRLIDVEEASPILINDTWFEQLDSPRDLSSYQFLNFGNRGDNGDPFPGYSDWYEDLTDFFGERDKDEFSEYSIPNTRTNDNKVTFISVKNIRIEGEDVLFDLDTDETLTSALTSKSSTQPESYTFSIFPNPMKGASKFLLRGEFNDPNQIGRITIYNLLGQKVYHDEFSLTHSTGKLILWDGRDNLGRIMQTGIYFVVVQYGSFKVSEKLIITL
- a CDS encoding TrkA C-terminal domain-containing protein; the protein is MDVFEKLKSSISDFSKVSAETAREGIEKLSEKSTEFIVLNKAKMEKKSIEKKIEDSYTELGNEFHAMYNSKKLKKSSSDLKEFSDKIDEYKAELHKQKIEIHELYSKLSPETLKKEKINSLTELLDDGGCTIEQLRIEKNSPIAGKRLKNIKLPKQVLVGVVQRGDETIIPDGTFGFQVADQITLLGKKNDVENTIKKFNPPKE
- a CDS encoding UDPGP type 1 family protein — its product is MSSEQKIDYSKTLEKYRSYSQEHVLSRWSNLSTEQRRTLLQQLSNVDLELIQNLVEKYILNGLQKTETEVKFSPPEVISIPQTHEELEIAKTAVQYGEGIIRSGKVGLVLVAGGQGTRLGFPGPKGKYPMTPIKNKSLFQIHAEKILALSRRYQTNLPWYIMTSESNDDETKSFFAENSYFGLNQSDIFFFQQNMIPGVNESGKLLLQSQHRIFTNPDGHGGTLGALRNSGALKDMADRGLEQLYYFQVDNVLLKICDPVFVGYHTKANSDMSCKIVQKKNPEEKVGVVGYSNEKLTVIEYSDLPKELKFARNEDGSLIYGAGNIAVHMLAHSFIEKLTNGSLSLPFHLAHKKIPYLNESGEKINPDEPNGYKFETFIFDALQYAANPVVMEVNRKEEFSPVKNTNGDNSKLTANQAMCNLFGSWFEKAGFDVPRDTATGNVLGKVEISPLYALDENEFVNKAHSELQYNDGLYLG
- the lon gene encoding endopeptidase La: MSGQNEQTEATIGIEDIPDIKDEKEIERLEIPTRIPILPMRDTVIYPFMVSPLFVARPKSIKLIDKVLLGNRLLGLVAQKDGDIEEPKPDDINKVGTVATVLKMLKFPDNSIRILVQGLSRMQVINWEQTEPYLEATIKSVEDYFEKGLELDALTKNITIQFQKIVNVVPNLPDELQIAVMNISHPGKLCDLIASNLNLSLSEKQSILEILDVKRRLEKLTVFMNRELEVLEVGSKIQNEVQSELGKNQREYYLRQQLEAIQKELGEQDERTVEINELREKIEQAKMSEEANKVALRELDRLAKMPPGAAEYTVSRTYLDWLITLPWSVATKDNLNIKRAKTILDKDHYDLEKVKDRILEYLAVRTLKPDMKGPILCLVGPPGVGKTSLGRSIARALSRKFVRISLGGVRDEAEVRGHRRTYIGALPGRIIQGIRQAESNNPVFMLDEIDKLGMDFRGDPSSSLLEVLDPEQNHTFSDHYLETTFDLSKVMFIATANLLDPIPSPLRDRMEVLELPGYTEEEKVQIAKTYIIPKQLEAHGLNSKQLKFDKNAVLKIIQGYTREAGLRNLERVVANICRRVARGIVEKQIASRKVTSKSLQEYLGAPKFIFETAQRLGEPGVATGLAWTPAGGDILFIEATKMKGTTGLILTGQLGDVMKESARAALSYIRANADKLDIDIEFFMDYEIHIHIPAGAIPKDGPSAGITIATALLSLVKNIPVRSDLAMTGELTLRGKVLAIGGLKEKVLAAKRAGIKKILMPERNRRDFDEIPENVKKAMDFHYVDSLDDVFNLAFETKPAKNSKRTKVVPIAESIEEN
- a CDS encoding Hsp20/alpha crystallin family protein, which produces MPFKDHDLNQALNNLREMEKEVEELLKDFFLSKNQTLMVSENGWTPHLDMYETSNAFIVKVELSGVNKNDVKVQLTRRILIISGIRFDKPGEDRKHFNIAEIAYGKFIRKVELPAEVDENKIVAQYEDGYLKISISKAQKDKSSHVIIPITDE
- a CDS encoding TraR/DksA family transcriptional regulator, which translates into the protein MTKKQIEILKKLLLERQQEILQELGASNDDIDKLQRENSADWVDRVNLDDAVNSLMAKESGLAEEIEEIIEALQNIEKDGYGICNECNQEIAFERLEAVPTAKLCVACKIKKEKLQTRTLNQRGPTSIPSEMFEFDE
- a CDS encoding P-loop NTPase, whose translation is MSEDVFLKIQGAQVGPVTQNELGTMIKERKLTPEDFIWDQDSQEWLPTIESHLIREYFLYPDDLDRIIIAIGGAKGGVGKTFLTISLGVLLASAGNKVILVDADLGGANLHTLMGIDRPQLTFYDFYTRKKENLQDIVLSTEIENLSIISGACGTLGLANPKYSQKIRFITELKKLNADYILLDLGAGSSYNEIDFFLAANKGLIVSTPEPASIQEAFFFLKKALIRKLAHIFRNQEQISSLFDLDKGTWNHPNANSIKGLYKEVENVDVEAASVFRGVLGKVQPLLILNMVMNSNEYKEGTSLQTAVGELLSLDLDFLGSIPFDKKVHEASMLQKPFVIHDPTSKVSKQLGIIATEKIEKIAKLQGYFDRKRIKKFLKMLELPESNKTNDLIICSYRCSYWGDCEYQNGGYPCSIRNLEVLLQSET
- the udk gene encoding uridine kinase, which produces MSKHILIGIAGGTGSGKSLVAKTLIDKLGDDHVAMIQQDAYYYNLKHLSFADRSSQNFDHPDAYDERLLLNHIKILLSGGTIEQPIYDFSQHLRKNESKKVGGQVIIILDGILVLHSEPLREMMKIKVYVDTDADIRLIRRLQRDLHERGRNIKSILEQYEKTVRPMHLQFVEPSKRYADIIIPQGGKNFVAIDLLKTKIESILQNES